A single region of the Streptomyces sp. NBC_01803 genome encodes:
- a CDS encoding glycerol-3-phosphate dehydrogenase/oxidase, whose amino-acid sequence MRTAELGPVRRAEALARMAERELDVLVVGGGVVGAGIALDSVTRGLATGLVEARDWAAGTSSRSSKLIHGGLRYLEMLDFGLVREALKERGLLLERLAPHLVKPVPFLYPLQHRGWERLYAGSGVALYDAMAFSSGHGRGLPRHRHLSRRNARRIAPCLKKEALVGALQYYDAQVDDARFVATLVRTAAGYGAHVANRARVTEFLREGERVVGVRVMDLEENGAYEIRARQVVNATGVWTDDTQAMIAERGQFHVRASKGIHLVVPKDRIHSSTGLILRTRTSVLFVIPWGRHWIVGTTDTAWDLDKAHPAASSADIDYLLEHVNSVLAVPLTRDDVEGVYAGLRPLLAGESDATSTLSREHTVAHPVPGLVVIAGGKYTTYRVMAKDAVDAAVHGLDQRVAACCTEEVLLAGAEGYHALWNARARLAARAGLHEARVEHLLNRYGSLTEELLELIAADPKLGEPLPAADDYLKAEIVYACSHEGARHLEDVLTRRTRISIETFDRGTRSARECARLMAGVLGWTDDQIEREIEHYEKRVEAERESQLQPDDQTADAARLGAPDTVPL is encoded by the coding sequence GTGAGGACAGCCGAACTGGGGCCGGTGCGGCGGGCCGAGGCACTCGCCCGGATGGCGGAGCGGGAGCTCGACGTACTGGTGGTCGGCGGCGGTGTGGTCGGGGCGGGCATCGCGCTCGACTCCGTGACCCGGGGTCTGGCCACCGGATTGGTCGAGGCCAGGGACTGGGCGGCGGGGACGTCGAGCCGGTCGAGCAAGCTGATCCACGGCGGGCTGCGCTATCTGGAGATGCTCGACTTCGGGCTGGTCAGGGAGGCGTTGAAGGAGCGGGGACTGCTGCTGGAGCGGCTCGCGCCGCACCTCGTCAAGCCCGTGCCGTTCCTGTACCCGCTCCAGCACCGCGGCTGGGAGCGGCTGTACGCGGGCAGCGGCGTCGCGCTGTACGACGCCATGGCGTTCTCCTCGGGGCACGGCCGGGGGCTGCCGCGCCACCGGCATCTGTCGCGGCGAAACGCGCGGCGGATCGCGCCGTGCCTGAAGAAGGAGGCGCTGGTCGGCGCGTTGCAGTACTACGACGCGCAGGTGGACGACGCCCGCTTCGTGGCCACCCTGGTGCGGACCGCCGCCGGGTACGGGGCGCACGTCGCCAACCGGGCCCGGGTCACCGAGTTCCTGCGCGAGGGCGAACGGGTGGTCGGCGTACGGGTGATGGACCTGGAGGAGAACGGCGCGTACGAGATCCGGGCCCGGCAGGTCGTCAACGCGACCGGCGTGTGGACGGACGACACGCAGGCGATGATCGCCGAGCGCGGCCAGTTCCACGTCCGGGCCTCCAAGGGCATCCACCTGGTGGTGCCCAAGGACCGCATCCACTCCTCGACCGGCCTGATCTTGCGCACCCGGACCAGCGTGCTCTTCGTCATCCCCTGGGGCCGGCACTGGATCGTGGGCACCACGGACACCGCGTGGGACCTGGACAAGGCACATCCGGCGGCGTCCAGCGCGGACATCGACTACCTGCTCGAACACGTCAACTCCGTGCTGGCCGTGCCCCTTACCCGCGATGACGTGGAGGGCGTCTACGCGGGGCTGCGCCCGCTGCTCGCCGGGGAGTCGGACGCCACGAGCACACTGTCGCGCGAGCACACCGTGGCGCATCCGGTGCCCGGCCTGGTGGTGATCGCGGGCGGCAAGTACACCACCTATCGGGTCATGGCCAAGGACGCGGTGGACGCGGCGGTACACGGCCTGGACCAGCGGGTCGCGGCGTGCTGCACCGAGGAGGTGCTCCTCGCCGGGGCCGAGGGGTATCACGCGCTGTGGAACGCCAGGGCCCGCCTCGCCGCCCGGGCGGGCCTGCACGAGGCGCGGGTCGAGCATCTGCTCAACCGCTACGGCTCCCTGACGGAGGAGCTGCTGGAGCTGATCGCCGCCGACCCCAAGCTCGGCGAGCCGCTGCCGGCCGCCGACGACTATCTCAAGGCCGAGATCGTCTACGCCTGTTCGCACGAGGGGGCCCGCCATCTGGAGGACGTGCTGACCCGCCGGACCCGCATCTCCATCGAGACGTTCGACCGGGGTACGCGCAGCGCCCGCGAGTGCGCCCGGCTGATGGCGGGCGTCCTCGGCTGGACGGACGATCAGATCGAGCGTGAGATCGAGCACTACGAGAAGCGCGTCGAGGCGGAGCGCGAATCCCAGCTGCAGCCCGATGACCAGACCGCCGACGCCGCCAGGCTGGGCGCGCCCGACACCGTCCCGCTCTGA
- a CDS encoding serine/threonine-protein kinase → MGQDNGDIEPRDATPEAVPDDEGADGRAAGGTPDAGSEGTKGRLLNGRYRLGVVVGRGGMGTVWRARDEVLARSVAVKELRLPPGVDDGERKRMITRTLREAKAIATIRSQGVVTIYDVVDEGARPWIVMELIEGRSLADIIRGEGPMRPERAASIGLAILKVLRATHAAGVLHRDVKPSNVLIADEDGRVVLTDFGIAKVEGDPSITSTGMLVGAPSYISPERARGGAPGPPADMWSLGALLYCCVEGRPPYDEGGAIATLAAVMYDPVPPPRRAGPLTEVITGLLVKDPAGRLDEKHTRELLDRALAGTPAAEPADRTVVVGMRAPREPAADPSPTPAEPVAALPATAAPEPPPPLPPVAEPATTGPVAPPPDGVRRRRLMLIAGVVAVLLALLGAALASGLGDEDGGGTDAQTQGGSGEEDTDERSGEDQQGAGESPQDPAEDPGGEETQNPTGTETGNEDPGDDGSDADGDGPRGTEPETDPDVSLPGTPAGYARISDSRFHFRVSLPRGWERTGIAGADSGGIYSAADGGPPKVQIDFNSSPGDDAEAAWRSLEPSTARNSDDYELIGIDSVEWRGYPTVADWEFERAEDGVRVRVLNRGFRVDDTHGYAIMVTCPVDEWDDSTCTTLRETAFETFEPWD, encoded by the coding sequence ATGGGCCAAGACAACGGGGACATCGAGCCGCGGGACGCCACGCCCGAAGCGGTGCCGGACGACGAGGGTGCGGACGGCCGCGCCGCGGGCGGGACGCCGGATGCCGGGAGCGAGGGCACCAAGGGCCGCCTGCTGAACGGGCGGTACCGCCTGGGCGTGGTCGTCGGGCGCGGTGGCATGGGCACGGTCTGGCGGGCCAGGGACGAAGTCCTGGCCAGGTCCGTGGCGGTGAAGGAGCTTCGGCTGCCGCCGGGTGTCGACGACGGTGAGCGCAAGCGCATGATCACGCGCACCCTGCGCGAGGCCAAGGCCATCGCGACCATCCGCAGCCAGGGCGTCGTCACCATCTACGACGTGGTGGACGAGGGTGCGCGGCCCTGGATCGTGATGGAGCTGATCGAGGGCCGCTCGCTGGCCGACATCATCCGCGGCGAGGGGCCGATGCGGCCGGAGCGCGCCGCGTCGATAGGGCTCGCCATTCTGAAGGTGCTGCGCGCCACGCACGCCGCCGGGGTGCTGCACCGCGACGTCAAGCCGTCCAACGTGCTCATCGCCGACGAGGACGGCCGTGTCGTCCTCACCGACTTCGGCATCGCCAAGGTCGAGGGCGACCCGTCGATCACCTCCACCGGCATGCTGGTCGGCGCGCCCTCCTACATCTCGCCCGAGCGGGCCCGTGGCGGGGCCCCCGGCCCGCCCGCCGACATGTGGTCGCTGGGCGCCCTGCTGTACTGCTGCGTCGAGGGTCGCCCGCCCTACGACGAGGGCGGCGCGATCGCCACCCTGGCCGCCGTCATGTACGACCCGGTGCCGCCGCCGCGCCGGGCCGGCCCACTCACCGAGGTCATCACCGGGCTGCTGGTCAAGGACCCGGCCGGGCGGCTGGACGAGAAGCACACCCGCGAGCTGCTCGACCGGGCGCTGGCCGGGACCCCGGCCGCCGAGCCCGCCGACCGGACCGTGGTGGTCGGCATGCGCGCGCCCCGCGAGCCGGCGGCCGACCCGAGCCCTACCCCCGCCGAGCCGGTGGCGGCCCTGCCCGCGACCGCGGCGCCCGAGCCGCCCCCGCCGCTGCCGCCCGTCGCGGAGCCCGCGACCACCGGCCCGGTCGCGCCCCCGCCGGACGGCGTCAGACGCAGGCGCCTGATGCTCATCGCCGGCGTCGTGGCCGTGCTGCTCGCGCTGCTCGGCGCCGCGCTGGCCTCCGGACTGGGGGACGAGGACGGCGGCGGCACCGACGCCCAGACGCAGGGCGGGTCCGGCGAGGAGGACACCGACGAGCGGTCCGGCGAGGACCAGCAGGGCGCCGGGGAGTCGCCGCAGGACCCCGCCGAGGATCCGGGCGGCGAGGAGACGCAGAACCCCACCGGGACCGAGACGGGGAACGAGGACCCCGGGGACGACGGGTCGGACGCCGACGGGGACGGCCCGCGCGGCACCGAGCCGGAGACCGATCCGGACGTCTCGTTGCCCGGGACCCCCGCCGGGTACGCGCGGATCTCCGACAGCCGCTTCCACTTCCGCGTCTCGCTGCCCAGGGGCTGGGAGCGTACCGGCATCGCCGGGGCCGACTCCGGTGGTATCTACAGCGCGGCGGACGGCGGACCGCCCAAGGTCCAGATCGACTTCAACTCCAGCCCCGGCGACGACGCCGAGGCCGCCTGGCGCTCCCTGGAGCCCTCGACGGCGCGCAACAGCGACGACTACGAGCTGATCGGCATCGATTCGGTGGAGTGGCGGGGCTATCCGACCGTCGCCGACTGGGAGTTCGAGCGCGCTGAGGACGGGGTGCGCGTCCGGGTGCTGAACAGGGGATTCCGGGTGGACGACACCCACGGCTACGCCATCATGGTCACCTGTCCCGTGGACGAATGGGACGACAGCACCTGTACCACGCTCCGTGAGACCGCTTTCGAGACGTTCGAACCCTGGGACTGA
- a CDS encoding serine/threonine protein kinase, whose translation MDTYAGRLLADRYRLPRTPSEEFELIESRAFDTASGQEVLVRQVPLPEIVDAETLDGDGRRARPAMGRGYSDRATRTPEDPVVRRAVEAAAAAARLPDHPRLDQVFDVFVQGDGLWIVSELVPGRPLAAVLAEERLGPYRAAEVAADLLAALRIVHAHGWTHRNLTVRTVMICEDGRAMLTGLAVGAAEEVLCGYDPLPPPAGVPDTFAAVPHQEPRGGREQLPPGQGASARLENGAPRQTPALPGPPAYGPGGPGEGHDDVAAQVRELGGTPPGFTPRPRPHGGAVPDAYKRWETTAEVRRLEEEGHDALPPPVGGAADLVARVRQQGGVPQEPGPRGGAGPDQGADPHGEEPGAPPRGGHDALPSSWDFEGGSGGSDQSGRAALAAARGPDEDPPTTAAERAARSGAIAAYRAGTQAGAAHRSGAVSPTELPGTVRPSHPVRTGWEGASARPGPPPATGQAQAPAQPRRADPGEPRPPRAPGAGGPAAGSRYRGPGTARAAERARQARITTVGAVTERWAPEQAGPVYEHWRLAPPVGPPADFWALGALLFRVVQGYPPYPEENAAELTQAVCAEQPAFAEDCGALRPVIESLLRQDPTERPSAEELRGWLRSLLRAAPEPEAGRHTVTAPPALEPGRPADPRRLPVVRLRGELVGPRRRPRPRGPGGPRRLGGILLTLVLFGLAGTVAYVLAFMSGDDTPRRGAGGPPASEEPTDPAEPETPPDDEPTDPTSEPESDPEESEDPTNTSPAEDGQEPAAPPDGYETREDPEGFALTVPEGWRRQGMNGDGQVVYGEGGIEIVVVSGRDRAQQYGDDPMRYQLTRQPELADYRNYQFGTVSGLTTTAVGNATMVEGVFGWQDGGDRVAYNQVVLLDDAYHIVMVRGPADQQDRINAIYDVTAGSYRITG comes from the coding sequence GTGGACACTTACGCGGGTCGGCTGCTGGCCGACCGCTATCGGCTGCCGAGGACTCCCTCCGAGGAGTTCGAGCTCATCGAGTCGCGGGCCTTCGACACGGCGAGCGGGCAGGAAGTCCTGGTGCGCCAGGTGCCGCTGCCCGAGATCGTGGACGCGGAGACGCTCGACGGCGACGGCCGCAGGGCGCGTCCGGCGATGGGCCGCGGCTACAGCGACCGCGCCACGCGCACGCCGGAGGACCCGGTGGTGCGGCGCGCGGTCGAGGCCGCCGCCGCGGCGGCGCGGCTTCCCGACCATCCCCGGCTCGACCAGGTCTTCGACGTGTTCGTGCAGGGCGACGGCCTGTGGATCGTCAGTGAGCTGGTGCCGGGCAGGCCGCTGGCCGCCGTGCTGGCCGAGGAGCGGCTCGGTCCGTACCGGGCGGCCGAGGTGGCGGCGGATCTTCTCGCGGCCCTGCGGATAGTCCACGCGCATGGCTGGACCCACCGGAACCTGACCGTTCGCACGGTCATGATCTGCGAGGACGGCCGCGCCATGCTGACCGGCCTGGCGGTCGGGGCGGCGGAGGAAGTGCTGTGCGGGTACGACCCGCTGCCGCCGCCGGCTGGTGTTCCCGACACGTTCGCCGCCGTGCCGCACCAGGAACCGCGGGGCGGACGGGAGCAGTTGCCCCCCGGCCAGGGCGCGTCCGCGCGCCTGGAGAACGGCGCGCCGCGGCAGACCCCCGCGCTGCCCGGACCGCCGGCGTACGGTCCCGGCGGTCCCGGCGAGGGCCACGACGACGTCGCCGCCCAGGTGCGCGAGCTGGGCGGCACGCCGCCCGGCTTCACACCGCGGCCCCGCCCGCACGGCGGCGCCGTGCCCGACGCCTACAAGCGCTGGGAGACCACCGCCGAGGTGCGGCGGCTGGAGGAGGAAGGCCACGACGCGCTCCCGCCCCCCGTCGGCGGCGCGGCCGATCTCGTGGCCCGGGTGCGGCAGCAGGGCGGCGTCCCGCAGGAGCCGGGCCCGCGCGGCGGTGCCGGGCCCGACCAGGGCGCGGACCCGCACGGCGAGGAGCCCGGCGCTCCGCCCCGGGGCGGGCACGATGCGCTGCCCTCCTCCTGGGACTTCGAGGGCGGCTCCGGCGGCTCCGACCAGAGCGGGCGGGCGGCCCTGGCCGCCGCCCGGGGACCCGACGAGGACCCGCCGACCACGGCCGCCGAGCGCGCGGCGCGCAGCGGCGCCATCGCGGCGTACCGGGCGGGCACGCAGGCCGGCGCGGCACACCGTTCGGGCGCGGTGAGCCCGACCGAGCTGCCCGGGACGGTGCGGCCGAGCCACCCCGTGCGCACGGGCTGGGAGGGCGCGTCGGCTCGTCCGGGCCCGCCCCCGGCCACCGGCCAGGCCCAGGCCCCGGCGCAGCCGCGCCGCGCGGACCCGGGCGAGCCGCGCCCGCCGCGCGCGCCGGGCGCGGGCGGTCCGGCGGCGGGAAGCCGTTACCGGGGCCCGGGCACCGCGCGGGCCGCCGAGCGCGCCCGGCAGGCGCGCATCACCACCGTGGGCGCCGTCACCGAGCGCTGGGCGCCGGAGCAGGCGGGCCCGGTGTACGAGCACTGGCGGCTGGCTCCGCCGGTCGGCCCGCCCGCCGACTTCTGGGCTCTCGGCGCGCTGCTCTTCCGCGTCGTGCAGGGCTACCCGCCCTACCCGGAGGAGAACGCGGCCGAGCTGACCCAGGCCGTCTGCGCCGAGCAGCCCGCGTTCGCGGAGGACTGCGGGGCACTGCGGCCGGTCATCGAGTCCCTGCTGCGGCAGGACCCGACCGAGCGGCCGAGCGCCGAGGAGCTGCGCGGCTGGCTGCGTTCCCTGCTGCGCGCCGCGCCCGAGCCGGAGGCCGGCCGCCACACGGTCACCGCGCCGCCCGCCCTGGAGCCGGGCCGGCCGGCCGACCCGCGGCGGCTGCCGGTCGTGCGGCTCCGCGGCGAGCTGGTCGGCCCGCGCCGTCGCCCGCGCCCGCGCGGCCCGGGCGGTCCGCGTCGGCTGGGGGGCATCCTGTTGACGCTGGTGTTGTTCGGGCTGGCCGGGACCGTCGCCTATGTGCTGGCTTTCATGTCCGGGGACGACACGCCGCGCCGCGGCGCGGGCGGGCCGCCGGCCTCGGAGGAGCCGACGGACCCGGCCGAGCCGGAGACCCCGCCGGATGACGAGCCGACCGATCCCACCTCCGAGCCGGAGTCCGACCCGGAGGAGAGCGAGGACCCGACCAACACCTCGCCGGCCGAGGACGGTCAGGAGCCCGCCGCGCCGCCGGACGGCTACGAGACACGCGAGGACCCCGAGGGGTTCGCGCTCACGGTGCCCGAGGGATGGCGGCGGCAGGGCATGAACGGTGACGGTCAGGTCGTCTATGGCGAGGGCGGCATCGAGATCGTGGTCGTGTCGGGGCGGGACCGCGCCCAGCAGTACGGCGACGACCCGATGCGCTATCAGCTCACCCGGCAGCCGGAGCTGGCGGACTACCGGAACTATCAGTTCGGCACGGTCAGCGGACTGACCACCACCGCGGTGGGCAACGCGACCATGGTCGAGGGCGTCTTCGGCTGGCAGGACGGCGGCGACCGGGTGGCTTACAACCAAGTGGTGCTGCTGGACGACGCTTATCACATTGTGATGGTCCGCGGTCCGGCCGATCAGCAGGACCGGATCAACGCCATTTACGACGTCACGGCGGGGAGCTACCGCATCACGGGCTGA
- a CDS encoding succinic semialdehyde dehydrogenase — translation MTTAQSDPQAQAARVVTSELVSLLTQGVGGSGRTACHTPLTGERLAELPEATPDEVAAAFERARAAQTAWAARSPRQRAGVLLRFHDLLLRRQSEVLDLIQLETGKARLHAHEEVQAVAVAARHYGRKAPAYLRPKRHTGVFPLLTQVRELRHPRGVVGQIAPWNYPLELSVGDALPAFAAGNAVVMKPDTETALTALWARRLLIEAGLPQDVWQVVLGEGPVVGPEVVRHADYVTFTGSTRTGREVAQGAAARLVGVSLELGGKNAMLVLDDADLDKAAAGAVRACFSSAGQLCISVERLYVHASVADEFLRRFSERTQALRLGAPLDYGTDVGSLVSQAQLDAVTRHIEDAVAQGAKILAGGKPRPDLGPFFHEPTILDNVQPSMLVCEQETFGPVVSVYRFDDDTEAIARANGTPYGLNSSVWSKNGRRARRIAAQLHTGTVNINEGYAAAYGSVQSPMGGMGDSGLGRRHGSEGILKYTEAQTIAQQRLVPMEPSFGLDDRRYAALLTQSLKALKTLRFR, via the coding sequence ATGACGACAGCGCAGTCAGACCCTCAGGCACAGGCCGCCCGAGTAGTCACCAGCGAGCTGGTGAGCCTGCTGACCCAGGGGGTCGGGGGCAGTGGCCGTACCGCCTGCCACACCCCGTTGACCGGCGAGCGTCTCGCCGAGCTGCCCGAGGCGACGCCGGACGAGGTGGCCGCGGCGTTCGAGCGCGCCAGAGCGGCGCAGACGGCGTGGGCGGCCAGGTCGCCGCGGCAGCGCGCGGGCGTGCTGCTGCGCTTCCACGATCTTCTGCTGCGCCGCCAGAGCGAGGTCCTCGACCTCATCCAGCTGGAGACCGGCAAGGCCAGGCTGCACGCGCACGAAGAGGTGCAGGCCGTCGCCGTCGCCGCGCGGCACTACGGCCGCAAGGCGCCCGCCTATCTGCGGCCCAAGCGGCACACCGGCGTCTTCCCCCTCCTCACCCAGGTGCGCGAGCTGCGGCACCCGCGCGGGGTCGTCGGCCAGATAGCCCCCTGGAACTACCCGCTCGAACTCTCCGTCGGTGACGCGCTGCCCGCCTTCGCGGCCGGCAACGCCGTCGTCATGAAGCCCGACACCGAGACCGCGCTGACCGCTCTGTGGGCGCGGCGGCTGCTGATCGAGGCCGGGCTGCCGCAGGACGTCTGGCAGGTCGTGCTGGGCGAGGGCCCGGTCGTCGGCCCCGAGGTCGTCCGGCACGCCGACTACGTCACGTTCACCGGCTCCACCCGCACCGGCCGCGAGGTCGCCCAGGGCGCGGCGGCGCGGCTGGTCGGCGTCAGTCTCGAACTCGGCGGCAAGAACGCGATGCTGGTGCTGGACGACGCCGATCTCGACAAGGCGGCGGCCGGCGCGGTGCGTGCCTGCTTCTCCTCCGCCGGTCAGCTGTGCATCTCGGTGGAGCGGCTGTACGTCCACGCCTCGGTCGCCGACGAGTTCCTGCGCCGGTTCAGCGAGCGCACCCAGGCGCTGCGCCTGGGCGCCCCGCTGGACTACGGCACGGACGTCGGCTCGCTCGTCTCGCAGGCTCAGCTCGACGCGGTGACCCGGCACATCGAGGACGCCGTCGCGCAGGGCGCGAAGATCCTCGCCGGCGGCAAGCCGCGCCCCGACCTCGGCCCGTTCTTCCACGAGCCGACGATCCTCGACAACGTCCAGCCCTCGATGCTGGTGTGCGAGCAGGAGACCTTCGGCCCGGTCGTCTCCGTCTACCGCTTCGACGACGACACCGAGGCGATCGCCCGCGCGAACGGTACCCCGTACGGCCTCAACTCCAGCGTCTGGTCGAAGAACGGACGCCGCGCGCGCCGGATCGCCGCCCAACTCCACACCGGCACCGTCAACATCAACGAGGGCTACGCCGCCGCGTACGGCAGCGTGCAGTCCCCGATGGGCGGCATGGGCGACTCGGGCCTCGGCCGGCGGCACGGCTCGGAGGGCATCCTCAAGTACACCGAGGCGCAGACCATCGCCCAGCAGCGGCTGGTGCCGATGGAGCCGTCATTCGGCCTGGACGACCGCCGTTACGCGGCGCTGCTGACGCAATCCCTGAAAGCACTGAAGACGCTGAGGTTCCGCTGA
- a CDS encoding GMC family oxidoreductase translates to MRDNAYDYDVVIVGSGFGGSVSALRLTEKGYRVGVLEAGRRFARTDLPKNSWDIKNYLWAPRLGLYGIQRIHLLSNVMILAGAGVGGGSLNYANTLYVPPAAFFMDRQWRDITDWQQELAPYYDQAKRMLGVRLNPTMTPSDTHLKAAAEQMGVGDTFHMAPVGVFFGDDQDADGTRTARPGEEIPDPYFGGVGPSRRACTECGECMTGCRHGAKNTLNENYLYLAERAGAEVHPLTTVTEITELDGGEGFRITVVPTNASPRKRRRARRTLVARKVVVAAGTYGTQTLLHRMRDTGALPRVSDRLGTLTRTNSEALVGSRTNPRRYRAKHGKDAVLDFTKGVAITSSIHPDEHTHIEPVRYGKGSNAMGFLSLKQFRQDGKMPKLLAYAATTVRHPLLFLISLSNRKWSERTIIGLVMQTHDNSLTTFRKRKGLGKGLLSAEQGHGAPNPDYIPEGAEAARRIADDINGFAGTNVGELIGTPLTAHFLGGCPIGADASQGVVDPYHRLYGHPDISVVDGSAVSANLGVNPSLTITAQAERAMSLWPNKGEPDPRPAQGAAYESLPAVPPANPAVPEDAFAALRPPVILPIPTIPPARPAAESREEPHTAEA, encoded by the coding sequence ATGCGAGACAACGCCTACGACTACGACGTGGTGATCGTCGGCTCCGGATTCGGCGGCTCCGTGTCCGCCCTGCGGCTGACCGAGAAGGGCTACCGGGTCGGTGTGCTGGAGGCGGGCCGCCGCTTCGCCCGCACCGATCTCCCCAAGAACTCCTGGGACATCAAGAACTACCTGTGGGCGCCCCGGCTGGGTCTGTACGGCATCCAGCGCATCCACCTCCTGAGCAATGTCATGATCCTGGCGGGCGCGGGGGTCGGCGGCGGTTCGCTGAACTACGCCAACACCCTCTACGTGCCGCCGGCGGCCTTCTTCATGGACCGGCAGTGGCGTGACATCACCGACTGGCAGCAGGAGCTGGCGCCGTACTACGACCAGGCCAAGCGCATGCTCGGCGTCCGGCTCAACCCCACCATGACCCCGTCCGACACGCATCTGAAGGCGGCGGCCGAGCAGATGGGCGTGGGCGACACGTTCCACATGGCGCCGGTGGGCGTCTTCTTCGGCGACGACCAGGACGCCGACGGCACCCGCACCGCCCGGCCGGGCGAGGAGATCCCCGACCCGTACTTCGGCGGCGTCGGCCCGTCCCGCCGCGCCTGTACCGAGTGCGGCGAGTGCATGACCGGCTGCCGGCACGGCGCGAAGAACACCCTGAACGAGAACTACCTCTACCTCGCCGAGCGGGCCGGCGCCGAGGTGCACCCGCTGACCACCGTCACCGAGATCACCGAGCTCGACGGCGGTGAGGGCTTCCGGATCACGGTCGTCCCGACGAACGCCTCGCCGCGCAAGCGCCGCCGCGCGCGGCGCACCCTGGTCGCCCGCAAGGTCGTGGTGGCCGCCGGCACCTACGGCACCCAGACGCTGCTGCACCGGATGCGGGACACCGGCGCGCTGCCGCGCGTCTCCGACCGCCTCGGCACGCTCACCCGCACCAACTCCGAGGCCCTGGTCGGCTCCCGCACCAACCCGCGCCGCTACCGCGCCAAGCACGGCAAGGACGCCGTGCTGGACTTCACCAAGGGCGTCGCGATCACCTCGTCCATCCACCCGGACGAGCACACCCACATCGAGCCGGTCCGCTACGGCAAGGGCTCGAACGCGATGGGCTTCCTATCCCTCAAGCAGTTCCGCCAGGACGGGAAGATGCCCAAGCTCCTGGCCTACGCGGCGACCACCGTGCGCCACCCACTGCTCTTCCTGATCTCGCTGTCGAACCGGAAGTGGTCGGAGCGGACGATCATCGGCCTGGTGATGCAGACGCACGACAACTCGCTGACGACGTTCCGCAAGCGCAAGGGCCTCGGCAAGGGCCTGCTGAGCGCCGAGCAGGGCCATGGAGCGCCGAACCCCGACTACATCCCCGAGGGCGCCGAGGCGGCCCGGCGGATCGCGGACGACATCAACGGCTTCGCCGGCACGAACGTCGGCGAGCTGATCGGGACCCCGCTGACCGCTCACTTCCTCGGCGGCTGCCCGATCGGCGCGGACGCCTCCCAGGGCGTGGTGGACCCGTACCACCGGCTGTACGGCCATCCCGACATCTCGGTGGTCGACGGCTCGGCGGTCTCCGCGAACCTCGGCGTGAACCCGTCCCTCACCATCACCGCCCAGGCCGAGCGCGCCATGTCCCTGTGGCCCAACAAGGGCGAGCCGGACCCGCGCCCGGCGCAGGGCGCCGCGTACGAGTCCCTCCCGGCGGTCCCCCCGGCCAACCCGGCGGTCCCCGAGGACGCCTTCGCGGCCCTGCGCCCGCCGGTGATCCTCCCGATTCCGACCATCCCCCCGGCCCGCCCGGCCGCGGAGTCGCGGGAGGAGCCGCACACGGCGGAGGCGTAG
- a CDS encoding LPXTG cell wall anchor domain-containing protein: MRLRRALPATAVTAAVALTGGLVPGHASAEDACADWSGAGPAPTELTGVPETLVAGEWAEFTLRAANTFDGPVDSLHPFVFVQTTSPGGDYAAWVVATVEWHADGEWIEPGTNGYLAVTGPLAPGEYAEARVRTRVPAGISEEMGWSVVSGVYVNAEGECQLSDWNDYEFDAMPADGDAVTAGEATGGEVVGGMLAPMGAFEELPTAGRLPDSGPSATFPALALAATTAALVALGALLALRRRRRTRA, translated from the coding sequence ATGCGGCTCCGACGAGCTCTTCCCGCCACGGCGGTGACCGCCGCCGTCGCCCTGACGGGCGGCCTGGTGCCCGGCCACGCCTCGGCGGAGGACGCCTGCGCGGACTGGTCGGGCGCCGGGCCCGCGCCCACCGAGCTGACCGGCGTGCCGGAGACACTGGTGGCGGGCGAGTGGGCGGAGTTCACCCTCCGGGCCGCCAACACCTTCGACGGGCCGGTCGATTCACTGCACCCCTTCGTCTTCGTGCAGACCACCAGCCCCGGCGGCGACTACGCGGCATGGGTCGTCGCCACGGTGGAGTGGCACGCGGACGGCGAGTGGATCGAGCCCGGGACGAACGGCTATCTCGCCGTCACCGGACCGCTGGCGCCCGGCGAATACGCCGAGGCGCGGGTGCGGACGCGGGTCCCGGCCGGGATCTCCGAGGAGATGGGCTGGTCGGTGGTCTCGGGGGTGTATGTCAACGCGGAGGGCGAGTGCCAGCTCTCCGACTGGAACGATTACGAGTTCGACGCCATGCCCGCGGACGGCGACGCCGTCACCGCGGGTGAGGCGACGGGCGGCGAGGTGGTGGGCGGCATGCTGGCTCCTATGGGCGCGTTCGAGGAGCTCCCGACGGCGGGCCGCCTGCCGGACTCCGGACCGTCCGCCACCTTCCCGGCCCTGGCGCTGGCCGCCACGACCGCCGCCCTGGTGGCGTTGGGCGCGCTTCTCGCCCTCCGCCGACGCCGCCGCACGAGGGCCTGA
- a CDS encoding chorismate mutase, whose translation MSSTGSTTDTDVVADGRERLDALDARIIELVKERVTVSEQIQAARIAAGERRIHLAREMEVLRRYRDELGRQGTQLAMTLLELCRGRA comes from the coding sequence ATGAGCAGCACCGGCAGCACCACGGACACCGATGTCGTCGCGGACGGGCGCGAGCGCCTCGACGCCCTCGACGCCCGGATCATCGAGCTCGTCAAGGAGCGCGTCACCGTGTCCGAACAGATCCAGGCGGCGCGGATCGCCGCCGGCGAGCGGCGCATCCACCTGGCCCGCGAGATGGAGGTCCTGCGCCGCTACCGCGACGAGCTCGGCCGCCAGGGCACCCAGCTCGCGATGACGCTCCTCGAACTGTGCCGCGGCCGGGCCTGA